The following nucleotide sequence is from Cryptomeria japonica unplaced genomic scaffold, Sugi_1.0 HiC_scaffold_899, whole genome shotgun sequence.
AACCATATTATAAAATAAGACATGGGAGACATAAATTTCTGAGAGAAAAATCGTAACCTCTTTGCATTCTCTTTCTTGAAACCCACTTGCTTTTTATCGTCATGTCAAAACTCATCCACCCGATTCTGTTTATGTTGACACTCCACTGAAATTGGCTGGTTACTTTCAAATTAACAATGTGGTCATTGTCGGTGGTATTCCAGATTCGCCTACTGGACAGTTTGCAAATCAAATTTGAGGTTGCAAATCAGATATGCTTCTTTTATTCCGAAGTGCCACTTTGTTTCTTCAATTCATTGTAGCACCTTTAGCTTGGACATTTTATTCCATTCGGTGTTTCGTCAACACTTTTAATGATACCGCATCTTTCTCTCGATTCAGTTCAACCCCAATTTATTGCAGCAACAAGCTGATATTCAATCCTAAGTACCCAAATTGACACAATAAGGAAAACCCCCACGTTATTAAGGCTAGATACTACACAAAGTTTAAAAGCACTTAAAACATATTGTACCTTCTCTGAGATAGTTATGTAGAGAAGCACAAGCACAAATAGAAAATATTACCCGATATGCAAGCACCGTCTATGCCACCACCACTATTACACTTGAGGGATATCATTCGTAATATTgatgttggaccattggttatgtagctaggaaatcggaaatcatcaaagcaaatatcaatattagtcatagctcaatcacaaaagctcaaatgcaatgatcaatcctaattacatccaatagagacatgaaaacaagatattcaagattgaaaacttaagcaaaccaaatgcagacttgaatgtctccttcatgtgactccattgtccttctttctccttcaaatagctttgttgtggatctcacctacaagtgcatgatcatgatatgaaagcaagtagacaatatgattgctcaagaatactcgaagcgtgattgattcgacaaagtgattattatatcaggattgaagaaattcatccaatttatagataaattggagaaaagatcaaattagcatgaagagattcaaatggaaattgcaaatcaaaaatgtcaattatgacaaattatgacaaatttgcactttctatgcaaaattgattgattgataattcataacaaaattatgacaactttctatgtcaaaattgattgattgtcaattatgacaaattatgacaaattgaaatgtcattcccatgaaattaggagaaaaataggaagaaattgaatcagaaattaggaaaattagaaaattggaaaataggaattaggaaattagaaaatgaggaaattaggagtttagtgaattaattaatgattatttatttattaattaattcacaaagcgggaatttagaaattgatgaaaaattaggaaaatgagaattaggagaaattaggtaaatcaattaataatttgtcatttattaattaattcacaaaaagaggaataattagttagccaattaaattaaacatttaattgtgactcgaagacttaggataaataaataatttatttaacctagagggagaaatgacaaacagggttaaatgaataaaatcatgaaaccctaaaagatgatttagaaatgcaaggatgacaattaggtcttgacaaaggataattgatatcgattcgatttgatcatgattctgattaacaaaagaCCAAtactgacaaacgatttgattgataaatgcgccaattgacgagggacaatgactaattgatccaaattgagaaagacgacgatcgatgacaaatcgatcgcaaaatgataaatttgacaagaagacaaggatcgatgacaaaatagatcacaagacgacaagattgatgacaaattgatcaaaagacaagaatcgatgacaaattgatcgcatgacgacaagattgataagaggaccaaaaccctaattaggattgacgatgtccaaaataatgacaaatgaacacgcacattgatgcgacaagataagaccgaccaaaatcatgataaatattgttatcgacaagaccaaattcgagagcgagataaatgaaaaATGCAGAAGAAGgattcgatgctcgcaaatgataaagaccaagtgcgtgacataggagaaaatgttaatgtgacgcaaaaacctaaaataaggcaatgcgcaaatgttaaagtatgattccgcaagcattgaccatttttaaacGTCTATAGGATAAACATGACATTATTGGTTGTAAAAAATGTAAAATCGGTGAAGTGTAATTTCACAACAATGGTTACTATGAAAATGAAAGGCATACAATTCTTACTCTGTTTTTCAAttgctttatattttttttttctctgtTCTTTACAAGCATCGTAAGATTATGTGTAGTAGTGGGGGTGTGTGGTTAAAGAAGTAAGTGTCCTTTCATGGACATTATTTTTTCCTTCTCTTTGTCCTCATTCTTTGTCTTATTGTCTACTTTCCCACCCCACCCTATCGGATTATCTAAACCTATTTTTGGGCATGCGACCTAGTTTATGATTCATTGTTACCAATAAAATCCAACGACATTAGTTTCCTTGGTTGATCTTATAACATCAAACAAAGGTACCAAAGCGAGACAACATATGGTACCAAACCAATTCTTAGAGTTGTTAATCCTTGGCCCGTCTAATCTTACTTAAATAATTGAACAATAATTTATCCTTATGGACATGCTTACAAGTTGAGCGCTAATTAGATTTTAATTCTTGTGAAGACAAATGTAATAGCCGCAGATATCTTGCTTCCCCTGAAGGTACTAAATATGAGTGGTGATGAAATTTTTGAATGGACCTACTAAGATCAAATAGGTGAGAATATTAAGTACACATTTGAGAAGAAATTTATTGACCATAAGTTTGGGTTACCATTAGTTGAACATTTGTGTTTGGATACAAAAAAAAATTACTGCTATGGTTTCAAATTAAAATAGTTTTAAAGATCCAATtaatgttggtttaagaaaaaattCTCTCTTATAATGATCTATGTGACTGTTGAATAGCATTTTTCAGTATATGCCCTTACTTTAGTCTTTTGAAGGATCATTGTTATTTTGGTAGTAGCTTGATTCGATTCCCTTTAACTCAGTTGATAAATTTTCATGTTGCCTTTGGATAAGATATTATAAATCTTTTCTATGAACTATTGTGCAATAtaggaaaagaagaaaaacaaaTCAGAAACTTCATTAACATATGCTTCTTTCATTCAGAAGTGCCACCAAAAAATTTGCTTTTATAATATTATGTAAAAAAATATTGAAGAGAAAATAGTCCCATAATGAAATTAAACAAACCTGTTAGCGTACACCATTTCATTTTAAATTCTATTGATCTATCAAAAGTTCAAAATAGACATCATACAATGAATTTGTTAAATTCACCAAAGTAACTTAAATCCCAAATCCATGATTTAGCAATCACCTAGTGAATCAAAACCTGTACTGTAAAATTgtacatgaaagtaaaccatttatACGAACAACAGAGGCAAGAACTAAACACATGTTTAATTAAAAAACAGAATATATATGCAACCATTATCCAGAAAACTTAAAAATAGACACAGATTTGTAGTGGGCGTGTAAAACAACCAGCAAAATAAACCAGGCAAAAATCCCTACATGGGGATATTTAAGGATGAGTCTATTTTGGTTTAGCCAATATATAGTTTATTTTAAGAACTTGGTACATAATTGTTTGGaacattttctattttttgttcAGCCAATGAATATCCCCTGTTATGCCTTGGAAAATTTTAAAGGTTTGTTATTTTTAAAATTGTCGAGAATAGCTGGAGAATCATTCAGTTTTCAAAAGTAACAGAAGTACCACTAAATACAGTGAAGGGTATCTTGGTGCAAGAAACTATGGTGGAACGATTAAGGCTACAAATCTATCTCTAATGATCTTTATTTTCATGCATCTTATCTCATGTGTATCGAGGAAGACACAAGCTGCAAAATTccttttattcatttgtattaGCTGACCTCGatctgtaaatttatttaaaacattTTCCTGTCTAACGTGCTCTTTTATTCCATTTTTCCAATCATAATTGCTTCAAGATTTTTAGTGTTTTCAGTGAATGCTAATTATTGTTAACTATTGTGCAAGAAACTCAGGTTTATTGATAGACAAAATCTTTGTGTCAGAAAAGAGCCTTGGAAGCATTTTGTTTGGATCCACTAAAACGAGGAGGCTTGTAATGAAGTCCTCGTTTTCCTATTTTCTATTGTTTAACTACCTTTTATTGAGTAGCATAACCAATTTAAGCTCATTATTGCTTATAAATCTCTGGCAATATTCGTAAGAAGGAAGAAGATAGATAAACATGGCATGTCGTTCGCGTATTTTTACTAAGTCAAGAATTGATCATTGCTTCATGTTtaattagttttgttttttttgagtttttaaggTGGTTAATTAAGACCAATTGGGCAGTTGCGTTAAAGATTTCCTTGAGAAACTACTGAATCAAATGTCTAATTAAGGTTTTACTCTCTTTTTTGAAACAACTGAATGGTCTAGGTCTGTTTAAGATCATATTGAACCTTAATAATTTCAACTCCGAGGAGAGGAACAAGATCAGGTGCGCATATTTTTTGTATTTATGTGGTGTCTACTATTTGACTTGGTCTAATATTCTCATTAGATTAATGCTAGAAATGAATTTGAGGAAATCCACAACTTTGGCTTATATTCTATCCAAGCTCTTAAGCCAAGTCTTATGATTAAAATTTTTAACCGTCTTTTATGGCATTTTATAGCATGTTAGTAGGTACCTCGAATGTTGGAAGAAGGCTTCCCCCAGATGGTTAAAGTTGACGATTTCAAACTTGCGACATTGTGTTTATGCAACTTTGAACTTAGGGTCAGAATTGACAACTTTTGATGTTTTGAGTGTAATTGTGTTTAATATCATTATATAATGGATATTTAGAAGGTTAGGGTCGGAACTGGCAGATTTTGATGTTTTGAGTGTAATTGTGTTTAATATCATTATGTAATGGACATTTACAAGGAAATGGTCTCATCTTCTATTAATGACACATATATATGTGAACTATGAGCTGATGTGAATTGTCACTTTTCTAATAAGATTCACTTAATAGTACAATTTAAAATGAGCCATCACTTTTGTGATAAGATTCACTTAATTGTACGATTGAAAATGAGCCATCTAAACAAGTCAGAATTTTAAATTGTGTCGTTTAAATTAAATTTTCTTTGATATAAGCtctaaataaaaaaaagaaagtaatctttttggttttttttttgaggATAGGCCATGATAACAATAGGTACTGACACATCCTCAACAACCATTGAATGGGAACTATCAGCTCTATTGCAGCACCCATACATTTTGAGAAAAGCCCAAGAAGAGCTCGACACACATATTGGACGAGATCGATTAATAGATGAATCAGAACTACACAAGCTAACTAATTTGCCAGTAATTATAAAGGAAAAATTTAGGCTCTGTCCAGCAGAGCCACTTTAGATTCCCCATGAATATATGGAGGCATGCAATGTGGGAGGGTTTCATGACCCCACAGGAACACGGCTATTGTTGAATGTTTGGGCAATTCATAGGGACCCTGCAGTGTGGGAGAGGCCCACAGAGTTCGATCCTGGACGGGTTTTGAAGAGTCAGACAAAAATTGATTTAAGAGGGAAAGACTTTGAATTGCTTCCATTTGGGTCAAGGAGGAGAATGTGTCCAGAATTGAATCTTGGATTGACTTTGGTTTCCTATGCATTGGCATGCTTGCTTCATAGCTTTGAGTGGAGTGTTCCAAGAGGTACTACAATTGACATGAGAGAGGGATTGTGACTTACAATGCCCAAGGAAATTCCATTAGAGGCTATCATTAAACCTCACCTTCCTCTCCAACTTTACCAGTCATGATTCATTTTTTTGTGGGGAACTGTGTGCTGGGTTTATATGATCCAATTTGTTTGTGGATTTGTGTGTTGGGTCTATATAATTTAAATTGTAGAATGTGCATTTTAGGTATAAGGGTATTTGGGATATAAATGATCCAAAATATCATATGTATTAATGAAGTGGTAGTTTAATTTTACAGTGGTTAACAATGTTTCAGAGGTTGATTTCAATTGGTTGAAGTGTTGGATTCTTATTGTCAAGATTTGAGTTTAAATCTTGAAAGGATTATATAATGTGGAATTTTAAGTTGTGGTTGTTGGTTTTTCATTATTGTTTTTAGTGTGGAAAGTTGTGATATCTAGTACAATTATGCAAAAAAGCTAGTGTTAATTTCATGTTGGTATTCGCATGAATAGACTATTTATAAATAAATTGCAATATTTCTAACATGGGGAATGTGTAGATTAAGATTTTAGTGCTTGTTTAGTCTCACTTTTATTCTTGTTGCTCATAGACATGACAAATAGATTCTGTAAAGTGTACATAGATactattgataaaaaataaaattaagtgagctatcaatagatccaaccacaaaaccctctAACTCACAAACAATTATAATCTTCCAATGAAGCATGTAAAAAAAATGCATGAATCAATAAAGAAaacatcaaaattatcttcatacaattacCTTACTTATCTACATTGTGCTTTGAAACTTACTTTAAATGAATGATACATTTCTCTTAGAATTTTGGACACGCACAATTCGCAGTATgatcacatgaaagctcaaagattaTGGTTTAGAGAATGAGGATGGTTAAatattgaatttatagatttttttgatATCGATCAAAGATGGAGATCGGTTGAGATAGATGTGAGCATCAATGGTcaataattgattagaggaattGAATACTAAAAATAAGAGTTAACAAACTGCTTGGTTTAGTGAACTAAATTCAGTGAACTAGATCTGGTTAATCTGAAGACTAGAAGTGAGTGTTAGTTGAACTTAAGAAGTGGAGGTGCATGACAGATAACTTAGATTTCTCTAggatcaacatctccgtgaatgcatcaaatgagggagaagtgtatgaggaaacttgagctaacctatgggtgtgaaagctagatacaaaggctgcatactctgatagaagcttgtccaacaaattgtaaaccaattgagcatcctttttgtcaatgccacaatcctttaggtttgctcttagctcaatttcttttgtgacataatcttggattttaTAAAAATCCttaggatccaaagttgtgagctagctatcaagcttgtagccctcaatctcatcaacttgaccataaaatTTCTCATAAATATTCCAAGCCTccttaattgtagtacacttatcaatgtgaaaaatgaggtcatcgaATACATACTTtataagagttccaagtgccataaaaTTCTTAGCGAGCCATTCAATCTGAGCATTGGGATCGGCCtgaggattaggtggtgttgtaatagttccatttacataatgaatgagtcttttttcaatcagtttactccatgcctttatcttccatgatgcataattatgaggagttaaaagtggaaatttgggagaacccatagcaccgaaataaataaaaaaggatatagagagaggaacaatcacacaagaaaccaaaaaaattccctcaatcaagaaatccccccaaaatgatgatttggcactttatactcaaTGCGTATACAATGGGACACTTGCCTCAAATAGGCTATGAGAGATTTCAACAAATAGTGCAAGTGagctaaactgagatccaagcaaaatacaagtaccaaataggccaaaaatgaccaaataatgaaagtacaatttctactcaaaatcactgcaaaataatggaatattatgaaagtagatgaaaaattatgtacttaaaaaaaaaatggcacctgaaaggGAGTTTGTATGACTgcaaatgaagcctctgaagttgcaaaatcgaggattagataggtacagtcatgaaaatctacaaattatgaaaaatgtgtcgataaaaaatagaaaatcactccaccactgcgaagagcacgaaaTCATAGcccatcaaaaaaaaattgcaccaaaaaatgagcaaaaatgagcaagatatggccattggAAGTCAGACTGCAAAaatgaaaagctcaatgagaggggggtaaatttttttcaaaaataccgCTGACGTTAGAAAATCATTAGATTTCAATTGATGTCCGTATGACCATCAGAATAGCCGTCGCTTCCCCTGTGATGACCGTACAGACAATCTAATGATGAGTCGCACAGGTGGCACTGTACGTCATGATGTTTTGTCGGTGAGCCAATGGCCACCTGCCACATGGCGGACGTGGGCCCGCCAAGTTAAAAGGGTGCCGGAGGAGCTCCTGGCTGGGGAACCAGAAGCCGAAGGTGTACAACAGTAGAGGCTAAGAGGAGGTGCTGGAGTGGCATTTGAGGGAGCCATGTGGGTGGCTGGAGTAAGTGCAGTGGGGGCCACGTGGATGGCCAGAGATGGCCATAAGCCGGGAGCTGGTGCAAGTTGTCGGGAGGTCCCGGTGGCGGGGCCAGAGAATGGAACGACACCACGGGCAGCCGAGAAGCAAATAGATGAACCGGCGGGTGCACGAGCAACACACACAGATGGGAGTCGTCGGCAACGAAGAATGCACAAGCGCAAGGAGTACCTGCAGACAGAGGTCGGGCGGAAGGGAAGACCGGAAGATGCAACAGACAACAGTCTGGTGTGGTCGGGCCGAGCAAGGCGGATAGACATCGGGAGTAGTACGGGTGGCAGGGCCCGTAACCTGCAAACAATAAGGTGCGCAGTACGATGGTCGGGAGGTGGGGGgtaaatgatttattattattatttttacaataaaaaataaaattcttacaATAcccccctttttaaaaaaaaatttggcaactcaaaataatagatttgaaaataaaaatcgtagaaattaaaaaaagaataatattttttgcaacatctgcacaaatatagcaaaattggcgaaattttTTCCCTCACCAAAATAGagcgactttatagtcaaaattcatggaaacggcctttcgGACTCAAgcgtgatgtccaaatcgttgtactACGCACCCATAAATAGAACTTCCccagatccaaaaattgaagcctccaaaaatgCCTCTGCAAGACAAATCAATGACACTCCATAGGCTCGTATACGATGTgacattttgccaagatcaagagctcaatgaaaagtacaaaatagaaacaaaatagatgatatgaataaactttattctatcaagatgaaaatactgatcaattggatcatcaatcgttacatacaataaatatgagcctacttatataggcaaggctatatggataagtgagcacacaaacatgaaatgtgTCTCAATGagaagcaagggtaggtaggaaataggtgtggtaggtaggagaaacaatataatattccacatgaggtggatcacctagcgaaggtggaatgtaacaacaagataagaccagaaaaggtggaaattctcctacacacactatcccaatgtggcacaaacacccaagtgtctcatacccaaacgaCTATGAAattcatgtacctaagtaaacttaagtaaggtgtaataatatccaacatgaataattaattacaccaacattaTCTCCATCAACGACACATGTTCACCTCTTAAATATGCAATTACAATTTGTCATATGATATAAATATTAAATACTTTTCCTCTCATGTACCCTATAACACTTTATGAGGAATGCAAAGACACATGACTGACACAGGAAAACAAATTTAATGCCAGCTATCCTAAAAGACAAGTAAAAAATATGACAATAAAGGAAAGAGATACATGCAAGTAAGGATAAATAGCACAATATATATGATAGTATAATGGTTGAGCTAAagtttgagcataaattgatttataaataaaattatgcCACAAGAATaaatatgacacaaatatttctaTATCTCTATACATTCTCATGCTCATGTTCATTCCCATAACAATGTTCAAAATTTTTGTTGGGACACCTCGAAAACAAAAACTTGAAATGCAGGTGACAACATCCAAGGTAATGAATTTCTATGCAAATTCTTTTATAGATAAATGTAATTCATGATAGATTGGTTTACTGGTATCGCCACATGTATGATAATCATATGTTAAATGATACTCTCATTGGAGGCACACACATCGTTTTGACCCCATAAATATTTATTATTGGTTCAAGTACACTTTTGTCACTATCAAATTCTATGCTAATCTATGCTACATGCTTTCACTTGATATTTGCCACTTGGGAGAAAGATCTATCATTCCTTTTTGTAGGTTTTACATGCTCATTTTTGTTGCTCATTTTGACATACTCATTTTTGCTACTCATTTTTACATACTCATTTTTTCTGTTCTTATGGACAATGTGAAATATTCCAAGATTTTCATCAATTATGCATGCTAGTATATTTTAAGTATGCGGTTTATAATAAATGCAAGTTtacttattattatttaattgtcatGCCATATCAAATTTACATGATAATACACCTTTTTAGTCCTTATTTCATCCCCTCTTGATACTTTATGTGCATTTATTTAAGGTTCACATAGATTAAGGAAGACACATTATAATATAGATTCTTTTTTAATCTAAACTTAAATTTTATCGGTGATACACATATTTACTTAAGTAGCCCAATTTCACTTGAATTCATAAAACAAGACATATTTTTTACTATAGTTTATTGTTTTATGTCCATGTATGACGACTTTGGCATGAGTGCATGGCTAGTTTTATACATATATCAAAGCGAGGGTAAAATGTAATGTAGAGAAGTGCATAACCTAACACTTTCCTAATCTAGTCTTACACCACTTTGGCTTGATATCTTGGATGCATGACGCTAACAAATGATTTGACTAGTTTGGTGCACTCAACGACCCACACAATTTGCCACTTATATGGACCAATCATCTTGGGAATGATCACATGACAATATTATCAATGATCATCCAGACAATATTTCCAATCTATTCTTGTGCCCTCATTCTTAAACTTAAACTCCCTCATTCCAAGGCCAAAATTTCAAAGATCTCGTAATTACTTATCAACGTTTTTGCCAAAATTTTGATTTCATGCGTCTATGGCTATGCATTTAAAGACATGAATTAAGTGCTACATGTATCAT
It contains:
- the LOC131872936 gene encoding flavonoid 3',5'-hydroxylase-like; the protein is MEACNVGGFHDPTGTRLLLNVWAIHRDPAVWERPTEFDPGRVLKSQTKIDLRGKDFELLPFGSRRRMCPELNLGLTLVSYALACLLHSFEWSVPRGGTVRHDVLSVSQWPPATWRTWARQVKRVPEELLAGEPEAEGVQQ